CAATTCGGTAAAATATGTCCTAACGAAACTCCGGAAGGACCTAACTGTGGTTTGGTAAAGAACTTGGCTTTAATGTGTAACATTTCAGAAGGTTCCGATGAACAAGAAATTATAGATGTTATTGAAACTATGGATGTAGAATTGATTTAGGGAGGTGAAAAGTTGTCTAAGAAAATAAATGCAGCGTTAAAAAGAGCATATTACTATTTCGATTTTAAACAAGTAGTTCCTTACAATGAAGTTGTAGAAACCATTCAAAAATTTAAAGGATTAGAAGATTTGGATGATGAACTAGCAAACAAAATCAATCAATATGTTGAAGAAATTGAAGAGTACTTTGATACTCCTGAAAAAAGAGAAGATGATACTGTAACTGATTTCGCTAAAAATGAACCAAGAAAAAGTTGGGAACATTATACTGATGACTTTGACTTTACTATTGATGAATTAGGCAGTGAACAAATTGCAGACGAAGAAGCTGATGAAATCGAACCAGTTGAAGATGAATTGGTTGATTCTATTGAACCTGTTGAAGAGGATGAAGCTGATGAAATCGAACCTGTTGAAGATGAATTGGTTGATTCTATTGAACCTGTTGAAGAGGATGAAGCTGATGAAATCGAACCGGTAGAAGAAACAATAGAAGTTGTTCCACCTAGACCAATCATTAAGGAAAAACCTTCTCAAACTAAAATTTACATAAATGGTGAACTTTTAGGATACTGTGCAGACCCAGTTAATTTCACTCAGGAAATGAGAGAAAAAAGAAGAAACGGTGAAGTGTCCTACGAGATGAACATCACTTATTATGAAGACAATAATGAGATTTACATATTCAATGATCCTGGAAGAGCAAGAAGACCATTAATTATTGTTAAAGATGGTGTGCCTCTTTTAAAAGATGAGCACTTAAACAAAATTGCTAGCGGAAAATTAAAATGGGATGATTTGATTAGCCAGGGACTTGTTGAATATTTGGATGCTGAAGAAGAGGAAAACTCCTATATTGCCATGAGTCTTGCTGAGTTAAACGATGAACACACTCACCTTGAAATTGACCCTGCTACTATGCTTGGTATCTGTGCAGGTATTATTCCATTTTCAGACCACAACTCTTCTCCAAGGAATACCATGGAAGCAGGTATGACAAAACAGGCATTAGGATTATATGTATCTAACTATGCATTACGTACCGATACAAGGGCACACTTATTGCACCATCCCCAAACTCCTATTGTTAAAACACGTATTATTGATTCAACCAATTATGATTTAAGACCATCCGGTCAGAACTTTGTTGTAGCATTAATGTCTTACGAAGGATATAACATGGAGGACGCAATGGTTATCAACAAAGGTTCACTTGAAAGGGGTCTTGCAAGATCTTCATTCTTCAGAGCTTACGACACTTCAGAGAAAAGGTACGCTGGTGGTCAGGTAGACAAGTTTGAAGTTCCTGACAAAAACATCAAAGGATACAGATCTGAAGAGGCTTACAGAAACTTGGATGAAGATGGTGTTGTAAATCCTGAATCCTATGTTGAATCAGGTGATGTATTGATTGGTAAAACATCCCCTCCAAGATTCTTAGAAGAGGAATTCGGTACCGTTGCAGATAAAAGAAGAGAAACTTCAGTAACTGTAAGACACGGTGAAAAAGGTATTGTTGACGCAGTTCTTTTATCTGAAACCGTTGAAGGTTCAAGATTAGCTAAAATCAGAGTTAGGGATACCAGACAACCTGAATTTGGTGATAAATTCGCATCAAGACACGGTCAGAAAGGGGTTATTGGTTTAATTTTATCCCCTGAAGACGTACCATTCACAGAATTCGGTGTCGTGCCTGATTTGATTGTTAACCCTCACGCGATTCCATCCAGGATGTCCATCGGACAGGTGTTAGAGATGGTTGCAGGTAAAGCCGGTTGTCTTGAAGGACAACGTGTTGACGCAACTCCATTCAACCAAACCCTTGAAGATGAAATCAAGCAGCAACTGATCGACAACGGTTTTGAATCTGCAGGATGTGAATCTTTATATAATGGTGTAACCGGTGAAAGATTGGATGCTGAAATATTCGTCGGTGTTGCATATTACCAAAAATTACACCACATGACAACTGATAAAGTTTACGCACGTTCAAGAGGTCCTGTACAAGTGCTTACACGTCAGCCTACTGAAGGTAGAGCACGTGAAGGTGGTTTAAGATTCGGGGAAATGGAAAGAGATTGTCTTATTGCACACGGTGCAGCATTAACCTTAAAAGAAAGACTTCTTGATGAATCAGACAAATATGAAGCAA
The uncultured Methanobrevibacter sp. DNA segment above includes these coding regions:
- the rpoB gene encoding DNA-directed RNA polymerase subunit B; the encoded protein is MKEKPSQTKIYINGELLGYCADPVNFTQEMREKRRNGEVSYEMNITYYEDNNEIYIFNDPGRARRPLIIVKDGVPLLKDEHLNKIASGKLKWDDLISQGLVEYLDAEEEENSYIAMSLAELNDEHTHLEIDPATMLGICAGIIPFSDHNSSPRNTMEAGMTKQALGLYVSNYALRTDTRAHLLHHPQTPIVKTRIIDSTNYDLRPSGQNFVVALMSYEGYNMEDAMVINKGSLERGLARSSFFRAYDTSEKRYAGGQVDKFEVPDKNIKGYRSEEAYRNLDEDGVVNPESYVESGDVLIGKTSPPRFLEEEFGTVADKRRETSVTVRHGEKGIVDAVLLSETVEGSRLAKIRVRDTRQPEFGDKFASRHGQKGVIGLILSPEDVPFTEFGVVPDLIVNPHAIPSRMSIGQVLEMVAGKAGCLEGQRVDATPFNQTLEDEIKQQLIDNGFESAGCESLYNGVTGERLDAEIFVGVAYYQKLHHMTTDKVYARSRGPVQVLTRQPTEGRAREGGLRFGEMERDCLIAHGAALTLKERLLDESDKYEAIVCDNCGMLAVFDKHKNKKYCPICGDVETYPVEISYAFKLLLDELKSLCIFPKLQLGDKA